A genome region from Methanomicrobiales archaeon includes the following:
- a CDS encoding 30S ribosomal protein S13, with amino-acid sequence MAEPQEEEIKYFVRVRNTDLDGTKSVQTALTRIAGIGRHTAVTIAQIADVDPHAIMGKLDESKVERIRQAVENYAVSVPEWMMNRPKDIYTGETRHLFATEVQLAVDEDVNRMRKIRSYRGIRHETGQKVRGQRTKSTGRTGATVGVKRKKD; translated from the coding sequence ATGGCAGAACCACAGGAAGAGGAGATAAAGTACTTCGTTCGCGTCAGGAACACGGATCTCGACGGGACGAAATCCGTGCAGACGGCATTGACGAGAATCGCCGGTATAGGGCGGCATACTGCCGTGACCATCGCGCAGATAGCAGATGTCGATCCGCATGCCATAATGGGGAAACTCGACGAGAGCAAGGTCGAGCGCATCCGTCAGGCGGTCGAGAACTATGCGGTCTCCGTGCCGGAATGGATGATGAATCGGCCAAAGGACATCTATACGGGCGAAACCAGGCACCTCTTCGCGACGGAGGTACAGCTCGCCGTCGACGAAGATGTCAACCGCATGCGGAAGATCCGCAGCTACCGCGGGATCCGCCACGAGACCGGGCAGAAGGTCCGCGGACAGCGCACCAAATCGACGGGGAGGACCGGTGCCACCGTCGGCGTGAAGAGGAAGAAGGATTAG